A stretch of the Camarhynchus parvulus chromosome 4, STF_HiC, whole genome shotgun sequence genome encodes the following:
- the LOC115903669 gene encoding neuropeptide-like protein C4orf48 homolog → MLAPCLLRRAILTVPLVFLVALLVSEPVGADQEAGTAIPAESRPCVDCHAFEFMQRALQDLKKTAYNLDTRTETLLLQVEKRNLCDCIAANLLN, encoded by the exons ATGCTGGCACCCTGTCTTCTGAGGAGAGCCATCCTTACAGTTCCTTTGGTGTTTTTGGTTGCACTACTTGTCTCAGAGCCTGTCGGAGCTGACCAGGAAGCAGGAACAGCCATCCCAGCTGAAA GCCGCCCCTGTGTTGATTGCCATGCCTTTGAGTTcatgcagagagctctgcaggatTTAAAGAAGACAGCATATAATCTAGACACAAGG ACAGAAACTCTGCTTCTTCAGgtggaaaagagaaatctgtGTGACTGCATAGCTGCCAATCTGCTGAACTGA